ATCGGTCGTTAAGTCGGAACAATGCACAGGCCCAACTTTTGTCCGAAGCAGTCGTCCTTTTGTTTTCAACGAAAATATAATCCTACGAATTTATGAGACACTAGTAAACGAGTTGTTAATTGGGGTGTTCACAGTGGGAGGCCGACGAAAGTGAAAATAGTTTACGGCACAAGCAGTTGGTTTATTTGGCACGGTCACCATTGCAATTATTAAGTTAACGGGACATTAAGGAACGTttgaattttgtaatatttttgccagattataaaaagttaaagtaagataattaacaaataattagtaatctaaagtttattataattggatgaaaatgttttttttaagctattttaTTGATAAGTGGGGAAATCACAAAAGTGAGATGCTAAAAAAATCTTACAAATagtattaaacattaaaattaatttaaaatataataatactaATATTCATCACATTAGCCCCATACATACTTTTACCACTCAAGTTTATCGGCTTTtcaacaacaaattttatatttctttttgcgGTTTTCCGGTCCAAAGTTTTGATATGTTTTTCTGATAATTGTTGGTTAGTACTTCCTAAATGGTTTATCAAACGCAGCCAATCAAGTGGTTAGTCAAAGAGTATACATTACACAATGTATGTATGTCGCACAACCTAATGACTGCAGGCAATAAAAGAGTGCATTAACACAGGATATAAGTGCTCAGGTCAACCTTAGCAATCACTCTTAACTTTATGTATAGTCTGGGCTTATTGATGTGACATCCACTGCAAGATGACACCAGTTAAGCCCAGATCCCCTTCtttctcttgttttttattttatcagtTTATTAACCCGTCTTTGCAGACCGTTCATCTGTCAGGCCTCATTAGGTTCCACTCATAACATTGCTTCCGTTATCCTTTGCTCTGATCTTCGTTCTTCCGTTATGTCAGTATTTCAGGAGATCAAGTTCTGCTCTCAGATCCACAATGAAGATTACACAAAATAGGTGTCGTGTTCAATTTTAACTCAACTTCaacatcaaaaatatatgGATCAAAACCCTGTTCGATCTTTTAACTTATTCCAAAGTAATCTTTgagctaaataaaattttatgaccTGGTTGACCAtctaaaatcttaaattaaaaacgtatttATCCTTTGTTTATAACCAActagttgtttttaaatttgttctatCATATCCTTTGCTTATATACCAATTAGTTGTTTcttactttgttttattattttaaaggtttCAGTGCCACAAAACcgtatattattaaaaaggccaaaaaacattaaacctTATATGTAGAATGGTTTTCCTTATCAAGTTCTTTTCCCATACCCATATCAATAACAAAACGTTTCCTTTTCTAGTTCTTTCCATTTGTATGTTACAAATTgagtgtttatattttattttacatgcAAATTAGTATCACATTAACAACGTAAATATTGCGcagggaaataaataaatgaaattacaataaatgGGGGTATAACCACCATGAACTTGAGATCTGTTAAGTAATGGGTTGAGGTTTGATGTGGGTGGGGAGTGCAACTAGCAGAGCGTTCCCGGCAGTTGACTGAAGCTCTGACAGAGCAGGGCATGCAGGAGATCATCGTCCACTCGCTCCTGGGTGTTGGCCCAAAAGAAGGTGCCGTTGTCGGTGCTGATGTACTGGAGGGGCAACTGCAGATCCCAGAGATTACTGGGCAACTGTGTTGCATTTGGTGGGCTACTACTATTGATGTTGCTGgcgttgatgttgctgttgctgttgctcatgttgctgctgctgctgctgctgctgctgatgctgtttAAGTTGCTGCTATGATGTCTGTGCTGGCAGTTGCGTCCATGCTGGCAGGCCCTGCAGCTCTGGGCGCTGACCTTGTCCACGTAAACACTGCTAATTAAGGTGGGCGTGTTGGGGGGTTGCATAAGGGACACCTCGTCCTCCTCGGGCAATTGTCGCAGCTCCAGTCCATATTTGTGGATAGACTCCTCGGCCGTGGACTTGGCCTCCTCCTCGACGAGCAACtccagttgctgctgctgttgctgggtGTTGTTGAGATCCACATTGTTGGGATGGGCCAAGGTCAGATGGGCGGTGCGACCTTTGCCCCCCACTTTCAGCAGGCGACGCAGCGGCTGCCAAACTttgcgcatacgccgtgtggaCTTTGAGTTCGTGGGTAGTGCTGCTGCCGTCACCACTGAAGTGTTGTTGCTTGCATTGGTTGTCATGTTTTTCGTATCCAGATACATGGTGCTGCGTTGTTTCTTGGAGCTTTTTCTTGGCTTATTTCTTTTATTGGGCTTGTGGACAGCGAGAGTTGCGTGTGCGCACCTCGCGAGAGCTGGTCGTTTACTGATGCTGCTGCGCCGGCGTCGctcatatttatatatgagGCGAAGTTGCTGCGCTGCCGATGGCCAGTCAAGAGTGAAATCGTACGCCGGCTGATCTCACGAGCAGTCTATAGCCCAAGCACCGTACGAAATTTGAGTGCACTCTCACACACAGCACTGAAAACCCAGGGTGAGAGGTGAACCCAGTGGAGGAGGGGTTCCAGCCAAGTAAAGGCCTTTTTATGTGCGCGTATTTCCCAAATAAATTCCAACAGGAATCCACAAGCTCCACTCTTCTGTGTGTGTACTTTTCCCATGCACGTACAATCGAC
This genomic window from Drosophila gunungcola strain Sukarami chromosome 3R, Dgunungcola_SK_2, whole genome shotgun sequence contains:
- the LOC128264692 gene encoding enhancer of split M2 protein; this encodes MYLDTKNMTTNASNNTSVVTAAALPTNSKSTRRMRKVWQPLRRLLKVGGKGRTAHLTLAHPNNVDLNNTQQQQQQLELLVEEEAKSTAEESIHKYGLELRQLPEEDEVSLMQPPNTPTLISSVYVDKVSAQSCRACQHGRNCQHRHHSSNLNSISSSSSSSSNMSNSNSNINASNINSSSPPNATQLPSNLWDLQLPLQYISTDNGTFFWANTQERVDDDLLHALLCQSFSQLPGTLC